A window from Pokkaliibacter sp. MBI-7 encodes these proteins:
- a CDS encoding hydrolase, whose product MTQPVSADFLPYLNWIDAQQEAMVTDLIRVAEINSGSYHTGGVNQVAETFAELAAGLGGDVTWHDLPPQQVVNDKGELTERPLGRALQISKRPEAPLRVFLCGHLDTVFPKDSPFQQVRWLDDNTLNGPGVADLKGGLVLMLRALQAFENSPWAEQLGWDILFNPDEEIGSPGSSALFPHFAERTQVGLLYEPAYADGHLAGERKGSGNFSVVVRGRAAHAGREHHLGRNAIRALADFTSALDDLNGQRAGVTINPGYVTGGGPVNIVPDLAVMKFNIRLEKPEDEDWCWQHIRRLQADINSRDGLTLEVHGGFGRKPKVLSPANLKLAELVRECGQSLGLQLEFKPTGGCCDGNNLAACGLPNIDTLGIVGGKIHSHEEYARVDTLAERSKLTALILLRLATDTDRSWLQPCAGQC is encoded by the coding sequence ATGACCCAGCCCGTCTCCGCCGACTTTTTGCCTTATCTGAACTGGATTGATGCGCAGCAGGAGGCGATGGTCACCGATCTGATCCGGGTAGCAGAGATCAACTCCGGCAGTTACCACACCGGGGGTGTCAATCAGGTGGCCGAGACCTTTGCCGAGCTGGCCGCCGGGCTGGGTGGCGACGTCACCTGGCATGACTTGCCACCGCAGCAGGTAGTTAATGACAAGGGTGAGCTGACCGAACGTCCGCTGGGGCGTGCACTGCAGATCAGCAAACGCCCTGAGGCGCCGCTGCGGGTGTTTCTCTGTGGTCATCTGGATACCGTCTTCCCCAAAGACTCCCCTTTTCAGCAGGTACGCTGGCTTGATGACAACACCCTCAACGGCCCCGGTGTGGCTGATCTCAAGGGTGGACTGGTACTGATGCTGCGTGCCTTGCAGGCCTTCGAGAACAGCCCCTGGGCTGAGCAACTGGGCTGGGACATTCTGTTCAATCCTGATGAAGAGATCGGCTCGCCCGGCTCCAGTGCCCTGTTCCCTCATTTTGCCGAACGTACCCAGGTCGGCCTGCTGTACGAGCCTGCCTACGCCGATGGCCATCTGGCTGGCGAGCGCAAGGGCAGCGGCAACTTCAGTGTGGTGGTGCGAGGCCGTGCTGCCCATGCCGGACGCGAACATCATCTGGGCCGCAACGCCATCCGTGCACTGGCCGACTTCACCAGCGCGCTCGATGACCTCAACGGTCAGCGTGCGGGGGTGACGATCAATCCCGGCTATGTCACTGGCGGTGGCCCGGTCAATATCGTCCCGGATCTGGCGGTGATGAAGTTCAACATCCGTCTGGAGAAGCCGGAAGATGAAGACTGGTGCTGGCAGCATATCCGCCGTCTGCAGGCAGATATCAACAGCCGTGACGGTCTGACGCTGGAAGTGCACGGCGGTTTTGGCCGCAAACCCAAGGTGCTGTCACCGGCCAACCTGAAACTGGCGGAACTGGTGCGCGAATGCGGTCAGTCGCTGGGCCTGCAACTGGAATTCAAACCCACAGGCGGCTGCTGTGATGGCAACAATCTGGCCGCCTGTGGCTTGCCTAATATCGACACCCTTGGCATCGTCGGGGGCAAGATTCACTCCCATGAAGAATATGCCCGGGTCGACACTCTGGCCGAACGGTCCAAACTGACCGCCCTGATACTGCTGCGTCTGGCCACTGATACAGATCGCAGCTGGCTGCAGCCCTGCGCCGGGCAGTGCTGA
- a CDS encoding DEAD/DEAH box helicase — MSKKKPTSSDQHGLPPLPVVTQDGDESLSAAELDSIAQLADDSGEDDLHLAELGAPLHDDEESADEADEQPLAFESFDELDLEPALVAAVEQLGLTTPTEVQGIAIPHGLEGEDLLICAHTGTGKTLAYSLPLLQRLMDQQPLDPQAPRALVLVPTRELGNQVLKVIASLLPFVEMRATLLVGGVPIGEQVRQLQECPEILIATPGRLLELVLQGEVELHALQAVVLDEADRMVEMGFVKLLAELIERIGHKPQTWLCSATLDNRELEDFAEAVLNEPVEVILSSSDAPMHLRQFALQADNEEHKQALLLALLKDKSINQAVVFVATRKQVDSIAQLVLRQGGLYSDGLHGDLNQGGRSDVLSRFRRGRTRVLVATDIASRGLDIDTITHVINYNLPVGADDYVHRIGRAGRVAGSEGVAWSLVDSNDLHLLGRMERYQGVVIPWISLPGLEPKRKLKPKPRKPKVKKNAKAAKTATPVKRAKRRPGKLKAKKTGKS; from the coding sequence ATGAGCAAGAAGAAACCCACCTCCAGCGACCAGCATGGTCTGCCTCCTCTGCCGGTGGTAACGCAGGACGGTGATGAAAGCCTGTCTGCTGCGGAACTGGACAGTATTGCGCAGCTGGCTGATGACAGTGGCGAAGATGATCTGCACCTGGCTGAGCTGGGTGCCCCTTTGCACGACGATGAAGAGTCAGCAGACGAGGCTGACGAGCAGCCCCTGGCTTTCGAGAGTTTCGATGAGCTGGATCTGGAGCCGGCACTGGTCGCTGCGGTTGAACAGCTGGGTCTGACCACGCCGACCGAAGTGCAGGGCATTGCCATTCCACACGGTCTGGAAGGCGAAGACCTGCTGATCTGTGCCCATACCGGTACCGGTAAGACGCTGGCCTACAGCCTGCCGTTGCTGCAGCGGCTGATGGACCAGCAGCCGCTCGACCCGCAGGCGCCACGGGCACTGGTGCTGGTGCCGACCCGCGAGCTGGGGAATCAGGTGCTCAAGGTGATTGCCTCGCTGCTGCCGTTCGTCGAAATGCGTGCCACCCTGCTGGTCGGCGGTGTGCCCATCGGAGAGCAGGTACGCCAGCTGCAGGAATGTCCGGAAATTCTGATTGCCACGCCCGGCCGTTTGCTGGAGCTGGTATTGCAGGGCGAAGTGGAACTGCATGCCCTGCAGGCGGTGGTGCTGGACGAAGCCGACCGCATGGTGGAAATGGGTTTCGTCAAACTGCTGGCCGAGCTGATCGAACGCATTGGCCACAAGCCACAGACCTGGCTGTGCTCTGCCACCCTCGACAACCGCGAGCTGGAAGACTTTGCCGAAGCGGTGCTGAACGAGCCGGTGGAAGTTATTCTCAGCAGCAGCGATGCACCCATGCACCTGCGTCAGTTTGCCCTGCAGGCGGATAACGAAGAGCACAAGCAGGCATTGTTGCTGGCATTGCTGAAGGATAAGTCCATCAATCAGGCCGTGGTCTTCGTCGCCACCCGCAAACAGGTGGACAGCATTGCCCAGCTGGTATTGCGTCAGGGCGGGTTGTACAGCGACGGACTGCATGGCGATCTCAATCAGGGCGGCCGCAGCGATGTGCTCAGCCGTTTCCGTCGCGGTCGTACCCGCGTACTGGTCGCCACCGATATTGCCTCGCGCGGCCTCGATATCGACACCATTACCCACGTCATCAACTACAACCTGCCGGTGGGCGCCGATGACTATGTGCATCGCATCGGCCGTGCCGGACGGGTTGCCGGTAGTGAGGGGGTGGCCTGGAGTCTGGTAGACAGTAACGACCTGCACCTGCTCGGCCGGATGGAGCGCTATCAGGGTGTAGTGATCCCCTGGATCAGCCTGCCGGGACTGGAGCCCAAGCGTAAGCTCAAGCCCAAGCCACGCAAGCCCAAAGTGAAGAAGAACGCCAAGGCGGCCAAGACCGCCACGCCGGTCAAGCGTGCCAAACGCCGCCCCGGCAAGCTGAAAGCAAAGAAAACAGGCAAGAGCTGA
- a CDS encoding glutathione S-transferase family protein: MVILHQFPAMLGLPNASPYCLKVETFLRMAGIPYEVRHTPSFRGPRGKLPFIQLGEQSIPESETILDTLQPMAAADHLQVLSDEQRLQGHLLARMADYSLAWMLMYERWLVPVTWPRTREAFFTSVPWLIRPLVAALFQHKVKRDCWGHGVGRLIMPERRSRLQQDLQCVSDVLGDKPFLFGDRPSRYDASCFGVIANIARDPLGIPSKQVLQGYPNLVAWAERILRDYFKYPL; encoded by the coding sequence ATGGTAATACTGCACCAATTTCCCGCCATGCTGGGCTTACCCAACGCCAGCCCCTATTGCCTGAAGGTGGAGACCTTCCTGCGCATGGCCGGTATTCCCTATGAAGTCCGCCATACCCCTTCCTTTCGCGGGCCACGCGGCAAGCTGCCCTTTATCCAGCTCGGCGAGCAGTCGATCCCCGAGTCGGAAACCATTCTGGACACTCTGCAGCCGATGGCGGCTGCCGATCATCTGCAGGTGCTGAGTGACGAGCAGCGTCTGCAGGGGCATCTGCTGGCGCGGATGGCGGATTATTCGCTGGCGTGGATGCTGATGTATGAGCGCTGGCTGGTGCCAGTCACCTGGCCACGCACCCGCGAAGCCTTCTTCACCAGCGTGCCCTGGCTGATCCGCCCGCTGGTGGCAGCGCTGTTCCAGCACAAGGTCAAACGCGACTGCTGGGGGCATGGGGTCGGACGGCTGATCATGCCGGAGCGGCGCAGCCGGTTGCAGCAGGATCTGCAGTGCGTCAGTGACGTTCTGGGCGACAAGCCCTTCCTGTTCGGTGACCGGCCCAGTCGCTACGATGCCAGCTGTTTCGGGGTGATTGCCAATATCGCCCGCGACCCGCTGGGGATTCCCAGCAAGCAGGTGCTGCAGGGCTATCCCAATCTGGTGGCCTGGGCAGAGCGGATACTGCGGGACTATTTCAAGTACCCGCTGTAA
- a CDS encoding PAS domain-containing protein: MTLTNTVSTTGSQTLSGQNKPTRQAPLAYSGEANNDHGGSTGDSSVNIFQSFFQQQALASLLITADRRCMDCSQSFCDHSGYQRAQLLDQPVDALLSAESHTRLTRALEQCQPGMTALPPLALTLRLQDGRELATACQLNALYDEQYQLSACVLQWPALTDTSASHAALCEDEQQRHREIVEHASDLLFLLEVTADQRFRYLEVNQAFEQSTGIRREQLLGGCVGDFIALSEALVCLQHLHACLTEGTTREGQFSLQLLTGRRSYRWTLVPVRNPAGDIYRILGIAHDITEQQQHALSDQLQLTIFESLARSAPLDQCLQRVVHYIEQVCPELRASVMLADEHNQRLHLGPAPSLPAEYRAAISDIAIAEGMGSCGTAAWRGEVVRVEDIATHPFFSPCRDLALAAGLRSCWSEPIISLEGRVLGVLAIYQAQPGAPSAEHLALVHRASQFIAIAIARSHAEHILRESEQRHRDIFTHSQDALYLLEVTHDQRFRYIEVNPAFERMTSSLPREYFIGRTPEEFMPAAMAEQISAMYRRCLAAGTVVEEELSLVTPNGQQIFHSTLVPVRSECGSIYRIVAISRDVTERRQAEQLLHLREQEFRALADNSPDAIARYDRQGRRVYVNPVLARVLNRQSADILGKTYEEWHIDGADPAYEQHLRQALSSGEECRTTIFHPTATTLDPWRYVDFRFVPERDTHGQVASVLAVGRDITALKEAELQLRALADNSPDYIARYDCDCRILYLNPALMAFLQLDNLTTALGHLPSELDPQHAGAELEQHVQNCIHSGRSDQLELYLQPEGVWHAIRVVPECDAEGRVNSVLVVGRDISEHKARAAALHESQTLLRELAARREEDLEAERKRISREVHDELGQQLTSLRMSLTLLRHEFGLQQPALNSRLSQTFALVDQTIHSVRNIAASLRPAVLDMGIALALEWLAQRFSEDSGIHCALALDDNVMLDEARAIVVFRVVQESLTNIARHADACTVTIHLRQQGDNYHLHIEDDGKGFDTHSPRTRRTFGLIGMQERALMLGGSMHLHSQPQQGTRIELHIPVEAHSEPVEVLGS; encoded by the coding sequence GTGACACTGACAAACACCGTTTCAACCACCGGCAGCCAGACCCTGTCGGGGCAGAATAAGCCAACACGGCAAGCACCGTTGGCGTATTCTGGCGAGGCGAACAATGACCACGGTGGCAGCACGGGTGACTCCTCTGTGAATATCTTTCAGAGCTTCTTTCAGCAGCAGGCACTGGCGAGCCTGCTTATCACTGCGGACCGGCGCTGTATGGACTGCAGCCAGTCCTTCTGCGACCACAGCGGTTATCAGCGGGCACAGCTGCTTGACCAACCTGTCGATGCACTACTGAGTGCGGAGTCACATACCCGGCTTACGCGCGCGCTCGAACAGTGCCAGCCCGGCATGACGGCCCTGCCACCGCTGGCTCTGACGCTGCGCCTGCAGGATGGCCGAGAGCTGGCTACCGCCTGCCAGCTGAACGCACTGTACGATGAGCAGTACCAGCTCAGCGCCTGCGTACTGCAATGGCCTGCCCTGACGGATACCTCTGCCAGCCATGCGGCCCTGTGCGAAGATGAGCAGCAGCGTCATCGGGAAATCGTCGAGCATGCCTCCGATCTGCTGTTTCTGCTGGAGGTCACGGCTGACCAGCGTTTTCGTTATCTGGAAGTCAATCAGGCCTTCGAACAGTCCACCGGCATCCGGCGTGAACAGCTACTGGGCGGCTGTGTGGGTGACTTTATTGCCCTCTCGGAAGCACTGGTCTGTCTGCAACATCTGCATGCCTGTCTGACAGAAGGAACAACCCGGGAAGGTCAGTTCAGCCTGCAGCTGCTGACCGGGCGACGCAGCTACCGCTGGACATTGGTGCCGGTACGCAATCCGGCCGGTGACATCTATCGCATCCTCGGCATCGCTCACGACATTACCGAACAACAACAGCATGCCCTGAGCGATCAGCTGCAGCTGACCATCTTCGAATCACTGGCCCGGAGCGCCCCGCTGGATCAGTGCCTGCAGCGGGTTGTGCACTATATTGAGCAGGTCTGCCCGGAACTGCGGGCCAGTGTGATGCTGGCCGACGAGCACAACCAGCGTCTGCATCTTGGGCCCGCGCCCAGTCTGCCGGCCGAGTACCGGGCCGCCATCAGCGATATCGCCATTGCTGAAGGCATGGGCAGCTGTGGCACGGCGGCCTGGCGTGGTGAAGTGGTCAGAGTGGAGGATATTGCGACCCACCCGTTTTTCTCTCCCTGCCGGGATCTGGCACTGGCGGCCGGGCTGCGCTCCTGCTGGTCGGAACCCATTATCAGTCTGGAGGGCAGGGTGCTGGGTGTACTGGCCATTTATCAGGCGCAACCAGGCGCTCCCAGTGCGGAGCATCTGGCACTGGTACACCGTGCCAGCCAGTTCATTGCCATCGCCATCGCCCGCTCCCATGCCGAACATATACTGCGTGAGAGTGAACAGCGCCACCGGGATATCTTCACCCACTCACAGGATGCGCTGTATCTGCTGGAGGTCACCCACGATCAGCGTTTCCGCTACATCGAAGTCAATCCGGCCTTTGAGCGCATGACCTCGTCTCTGCCACGCGAGTACTTTATTGGCCGTACCCCTGAAGAGTTCATGCCCGCGGCCATGGCTGAACAGATCAGTGCCATGTACCGCCGCTGCCTCGCCGCCGGAACGGTGGTGGAAGAAGAGCTGTCTCTGGTCACACCTAACGGTCAGCAGATTTTCCATTCGACACTGGTGCCCGTCCGCAGTGAGTGCGGCTCAATCTACCGTATTGTCGCCATTTCTCGTGATGTGACTGAACGCAGGCAGGCCGAACAGCTGCTGCATCTGCGCGAGCAGGAGTTCAGAGCGCTGGCTGACAACTCACCGGATGCCATTGCCCGTTATGATCGGCAGGGGCGACGGGTCTACGTCAACCCGGTATTGGCCAGAGTACTGAACCGGCAGAGTGCAGACATTCTTGGCAAAACCTATGAGGAATGGCATATCGACGGGGCAGACCCGGCCTATGAACAGCATCTGCGGCAAGCGCTCAGTAGTGGTGAGGAGTGTCGGACAACCATCTTTCATCCTACCGCGACCACTCTGGATCCCTGGCGCTATGTCGACTTCCGCTTTGTTCCGGAACGGGATACCCATGGTCAGGTGGCCTCAGTACTGGCAGTGGGACGCGATATCACCGCCCTCAAAGAGGCGGAGTTACAGTTACGCGCCCTGGCCGACAACTCACCGGACTATATTGCCCGCTACGACTGCGATTGCCGCATTCTCTACCTTAACCCGGCGCTGATGGCCTTTCTGCAGCTGGACAACCTAACCACCGCACTGGGCCACCTGCCCAGTGAGCTTGATCCACAGCACGCAGGCGCCGAGCTGGAGCAGCATGTGCAGAACTGTATCCACAGTGGCCGCTCTGACCAGCTGGAACTGTATCTGCAGCCCGAAGGGGTATGGCATGCCATCCGCGTTGTGCCGGAATGTGATGCCGAAGGTCGGGTCAACAGCGTGCTGGTGGTCGGTCGCGATATCAGCGAGCACAAGGCGCGTGCCGCAGCACTGCATGAATCCCAGACCCTGCTCAGGGAACTGGCCGCCCGGCGTGAAGAGGACCTGGAGGCTGAGCGTAAACGCATCTCCCGCGAAGTGCATGATGAGCTGGGGCAACAGCTGACCTCTCTACGCATGAGCCTTACGCTGCTGCGGCACGAGTTTGGCCTGCAGCAACCAGCGCTCAACAGTCGCCTCAGCCAGACCTTTGCCCTGGTCGATCAGACCATTCACTCAGTGCGCAATATTGCCGCCAGCCTGCGTCCGGCGGTACTCGATATGGGCATCGCTCTGGCACTGGAGTGGCTGGCCCAGCGCTTTAGCGAGGACAGCGGCATCCACTGCGCACTGGCGCTGGATGACAATGTCATGCTGGATGAAGCCAGAGCCATCGTGGTGTTTCGGGTGGTGCAGGAATCACTGACTAATATTGCCCGCCATGCCGACGCCTGCACCGTCACTATCCATCTGCGTCAACAGGGCGATAACTATCATTTGCACATTGAAGACGATGGCAAGGGCTTCGATACCCACTCACCGCGGACACGGCGCACCTTCGGGCTGATTGGTATGCAGGAGAGGGCGCTGATGCTGGGAGGATCGATGCACCTGCACAGCCAGCCGCAGCAGGGTACACGCATTGAACTGCATATTCCGGTGGAGGCACACAGCGAGCCTGTCGAGGTGCTGGGTTCCTGA
- a CDS encoding DMT family transporter has protein sequence MPLRDWALALLANTAWAFNFVAGKEGSAQFEPLMFTALRFSVVLLLLFPFLKIIPGQMNTIIKIGALLGVGHFSLIFLGINMAGGVGGVAIATQLYVPFATLMAWLWLGEFMTVQRWLGTFLAFAGVVLVGFDPEVLKYWQALLLVSIAGLFMAVATIWMKRLQGVGIWQLQAWIAAVATPCLWTLSLLFEHHQLQLLTSAHWWQWAAPVYSALGATLTGHAIVYYLVQRYPVSLTTPLLMISPIMAIFIGILIYGEEPGWKLWVGAAMTLSGIGVIHARLRGRRRPPRPL, from the coding sequence ATGCCGTTGCGCGATTGGGCATTGGCCCTGCTTGCCAATACCGCCTGGGCCTTCAACTTTGTTGCGGGCAAAGAAGGTTCTGCGCAGTTTGAGCCGCTGATGTTCACTGCCCTGCGCTTCAGTGTGGTGCTGTTGCTGTTGTTCCCTTTCCTTAAGATCATTCCCGGCCAGATGAACACCATTATCAAGATCGGTGCTTTACTGGGCGTCGGGCATTTCAGCCTGATCTTTCTCGGGATCAACATGGCCGGCGGGGTGGGCGGTGTGGCCATCGCTACCCAGCTGTACGTGCCCTTTGCCACGTTGATGGCCTGGCTGTGGCTGGGTGAATTCATGACCGTACAACGCTGGCTGGGCACCTTTCTGGCTTTTGCCGGAGTGGTGCTGGTGGGGTTTGATCCGGAAGTGCTGAAATACTGGCAGGCGCTGTTGCTGGTCAGTATTGCCGGGCTGTTTATGGCAGTGGCAACCATCTGGATGAAGCGCCTGCAGGGCGTGGGGATCTGGCAGCTGCAGGCCTGGATTGCCGCGGTCGCGACGCCCTGCCTGTGGACGCTGTCGCTGCTGTTCGAGCACCACCAGCTGCAACTGCTGACTTCGGCGCACTGGTGGCAGTGGGCTGCGCCGGTGTACTCGGCCCTGGGCGCCACCCTCACCGGCCATGCCATTGTCTACTATCTGGTGCAGCGTTATCCGGTCAGCCTGACCACGCCGCTGCTGATGATCTCACCGATCATGGCGATCTTTATCGGCATCCTGATCTACGGTGAAGAGCCGGGCTGGAAGCTGTGGGTCGGCGCGGCCATGACCCTCAGCGGCATTGGTGTGATCCATGCCCGGCTGCGTGGCCGCCGGCGTCCTCCCCGCCCGCTCTGA
- the gndA gene encoding NADP-dependent phosphogluconate dehydrogenase gives MSKQQIGVIGMAVMGRNLALNIESRGYSVSIYNRSADKTDEVIADNPGKQLVPYYSVEDFVASLESPRRILLMVQAGEATDKTIEALKPYLDKGDILIDGGNTLFTDTIRRNRELSAEGFNFIGTGVSGGEEGALKGPSIMPGGQQEAYELVAPILREIAARAEDGEPCVAYIGPNGAGHYVKMVHNGIEYGDMQLIAEAYAVLKQSLNLSNAELASTFADWNQGELSSYLIEITANIFTKQDEDGQYLVDVILDAAGNKGTGKWTSQSALDLGEPLSLITESVFARYLSALKDQRVAASKVLSGPQAQPAGDKAEFIEKVRRALYLGKIVSYAQGFAQLRAVSDEHDWSLNYGEIARIFRAGCIIRAQFLQKITDAYRDNAELANLLLAPYFKQAADEYQQALRDVVAYAVQNGIPVPTLSAAIAYYDSYRSAVLPANLIQAQRDYFGAHTYKRIDKEGVFHTEWLE, from the coding sequence ATGTCCAAGCAACAAATCGGTGTGATCGGTATGGCGGTGATGGGGCGCAATCTGGCCCTCAACATCGAAAGCCGGGGTTATAGCGTTTCCATCTATAACCGTTCGGCGGATAAAACCGACGAAGTGATCGCTGACAATCCCGGCAAGCAGCTGGTGCCCTACTACAGCGTTGAAGACTTCGTTGCCTCGCTGGAATCACCACGGCGTATTCTGCTGATGGTGCAGGCCGGTGAAGCCACCGACAAAACCATCGAGGCCCTCAAGCCCTATCTGGACAAGGGTGACATCCTGATCGACGGCGGCAACACCCTGTTCACCGATACCATCCGTCGTAACAGGGAACTGTCTGCCGAAGGCTTCAATTTTATCGGCACCGGCGTCTCCGGCGGTGAGGAAGGTGCTCTCAAGGGCCCGTCCATCATGCCCGGCGGACAGCAGGAAGCCTACGAGCTGGTGGCGCCGATTCTGCGTGAAATCGCGGCCCGTGCCGAAGACGGCGAGCCCTGTGTGGCTTACATCGGCCCTAATGGCGCCGGTCACTACGTGAAGATGGTGCATAACGGCATCGAATACGGTGACATGCAGCTGATCGCTGAAGCCTACGCGGTGCTGAAACAGTCCCTGAACCTCAGCAATGCCGAGCTGGCCAGCACCTTTGCTGACTGGAACCAGGGTGAACTGAGCAGCTACCTGATCGAAATCACCGCCAACATCTTCACCAAGCAGGATGAAGATGGTCAGTATCTGGTCGATGTGATCCTGGATGCCGCGGGCAACAAGGGCACCGGCAAGTGGACCAGCCAGAGCGCGCTGGATCTGGGCGAGCCGCTGAGTCTGATCACCGAGTCGGTGTTTGCACGTTATCTGTCCGCGCTGAAAGATCAGCGCGTGGCCGCATCAAAGGTGCTCAGTGGTCCACAGGCACAACCTGCTGGCGACAAGGCCGAATTTATCGAGAAGGTGCGTCGTGCCCTGTATCTGGGCAAGATCGTGTCTTACGCACAGGGCTTTGCCCAGCTGCGCGCGGTATCCGATGAGCATGACTGGTCACTGAACTACGGTGAAATCGCCCGTATCTTCCGCGCTGGCTGCATCATCCGCGCCCAGTTCCTGCAGAAGATCACCGATGCCTACCGCGACAATGCTGAACTGGCCAACCTGCTGCTGGCGCCTTACTTCAAACAGGCCGCTGATGAGTATCAGCAGGCACTGCGTGATGTGGTGGCCTATGCGGTGCAGAACGGTATCCCGGTACCGACCCTGTCTGCTGCCATTGCCTACTACGACAGCTACCGCTCTGCGGTGCTGCCCGCCAACCTGATTCAGGCGCAGCGTGACTACTTCGGTGCTCACACCTACAAGCGCATTGATAAGGAAGGAGTATTCCATACCGAGTGGCTGGAGTAA
- a CDS encoding EAL domain-containing protein has protein sequence MTGEYDVRLVILSILVAVFASYTALDLAGRLVSAYERKAYGWLVGGALAMGTGIWSMHFVAMLAFSLPIPLGYDISITFFSWLMAVMASGLALFVIGQNTLSWGRLLAAGLMMGMAICGMHYTGMAAMRMQPGIDYDPWLFGASALIAFIASMAAMWICFTLRNVQSFSGSLQKLGAALVMGLAIAGMHYTGMAAAHFSADALCLAASDLDSTWLAVLIAVATFALLGITLVVSVLDQRLESRTSQLVHSLSEANAKLLHRSLHDPLTNLPNRMLLEDRIKQSIYVATREHSKFALVYMDLDGFKAVNDNLGHQVGDALLKEVSRLVADSIRSSDTIARVGGDEFVLLINDLKNEQAVISVCSKVLSVIQHIKGIGPHRFGISASMGIAICPDDGVEPSRLLAHADTAMYHVKSSGKNGYQFFQEQMNTDFSEEFQIQTELREAISTDVLELYYQPKLSTDEQQLVGAEALLRWHHSSKGQISPARFIPIAEKFGLIFDLDQWVLEHACKSIRHWLDNGLQVPPISINLSALRLRQKDLVEQVEHCLQQYRLDPAYLVFEITETAEMQDILQAIDVLARLNLMGIHVALDDFGTGYSSLTHLKLLPMQQLKIDRSFISDMTSKPGQAEIVESIINLAHALQLKVVAEGVETEEQLAHLQKVRCDEVQGFLLSKPLPEERFVQLLRQYSAG, from the coding sequence ATGACAGGTGAATATGATGTACGCCTGGTGATTCTCTCCATCCTGGTGGCCGTCTTCGCCTCTTATACCGCGCTGGATCTGGCCGGACGTCTGGTTTCCGCCTACGAACGCAAGGCCTATGGCTGGCTGGTGGGAGGCGCACTGGCCATGGGGACCGGCATCTGGTCGATGCATTTTGTCGCCATGCTGGCCTTCAGCCTGCCCATTCCGCTCGGCTATGACATCTCCATCACCTTTTTCTCCTGGCTGATGGCGGTGATGGCCTCCGGGCTGGCGTTGTTCGTCATTGGCCAGAACACCCTGTCCTGGGGCCGCCTGCTGGCCGCCGGGCTGATGATGGGCATGGCCATCTGTGGCATGCATTACACCGGCATGGCTGCAATGCGCATGCAGCCGGGTATTGATTATGACCCCTGGCTGTTTGGCGCATCGGCACTGATTGCCTTCATCGCATCGATGGCAGCAATGTGGATCTGCTTTACCCTGCGGAATGTCCAGTCGTTCAGTGGTTCCCTGCAGAAACTCGGTGCCGCGCTGGTGATGGGGCTGGCCATCGCCGGTATGCATTACACCGGCATGGCTGCGGCCCATTTCTCTGCCGACGCCCTCTGTCTGGCTGCTAGCGATCTGGACAGCACCTGGCTGGCGGTACTGATCGCCGTCGCCACCTTTGCCCTGCTCGGTATCACGCTGGTGGTGTCAGTACTCGACCAGCGCCTGGAGAGCCGGACCTCGCAACTGGTGCATTCGCTCAGCGAAGCCAACGCCAAACTGCTGCATCGCAGCCTGCATGATCCGCTGACCAACCTGCCTAACCGTATGCTGCTGGAAGACCGCATCAAGCAAAGCATCTATGTCGCTACCCGCGAGCACAGCAAATTTGCGCTGGTATACATGGATCTGGATGGCTTCAAAGCCGTCAATGACAACCTCGGCCATCAGGTGGGCGATGCGCTGCTGAAGGAAGTGTCGCGGCTGGTCGCTGACAGTATCCGCTCTTCCGATACCATTGCCCGTGTCGGCGGTGACGAGTTTGTCCTGCTGATCAATGACCTGAAGAACGAGCAGGCCGTCATCAGCGTGTGCTCCAAGGTCCTCAGCGTCATTCAGCACATCAAGGGAATCGGCCCGCATCGCTTTGGTATCTCTGCCAGCATGGGGATTGCCATCTGCCCCGATGACGGAGTGGAGCCCTCGCGTTTGCTGGCTCATGCCGATACGGCCATGTACCACGTCAAAAGCAGCGGCAAGAATGGCTATCAGTTCTTCCAGGAGCAGATGAACACCGACTTCAGCGAAGAGTTCCAGATCCAGACTGAGCTGCGTGAAGCCATTTCCACCGATGTACTGGAGCTGTATTACCAGCCCAAACTCAGTACTGACGAACAGCAGCTGGTGGGTGCTGAAGCCCTGTTGCGCTGGCATCACAGCAGCAAGGGGCAGATTTCCCCGGCGCGCTTTATTCCTATTGCCGAAAAGTTCGGGCTGATTTTCGACCTCGATCAGTGGGTGCTGGAACACGCCTGCAAATCGATCCGCCACTGGCTGGATAACGGCCTGCAGGTGCCGCCCATTTCGATCAACCTGTCGGCCCTGCGCCTGCGCCAGAAGGATCTGGTCGAACAGGTGGAGCACTGCCTGCAGCAGTACCGGCTGGACCCGGCCTATCTGGTGTTTGAAATCACCGAGACGGCTGAAATGCAGGACATTCTGCAGGCCATCGACGTGCTGGCGCGCCTCAACCTGATGGGTATTCATGTGGCACTGGATGATTTCGGCACCGGTTATTCCAGCCTGACCCATCTGAAACTGCTGCCGATGCAGCAGCTGAAGATCGACCGCTCCTTTATTTCCGACATGACCAGCAAGCCGGGGCAGGCAGAGATCGTCGAGTCCATCATCAATCTGGCCCATGCCCTGCAACTGAAAGTGGTGGCAGAAGGGGTAGAAACCGAGGAACAGCTGGCCCATCTGCAAAAGGTACGCTGTGACGAAGTACAGGGCTTCCTGCTCAGTAAGCCGCTGCCGGAAGAGCGCTTCGTGCAGTTGCTGCGTCAGTACAGCGCCGGATAA